The following proteins come from a genomic window of Peptoniphilus equinus:
- a CDS encoding Lsa family ABC-F type ribosomal protection protein — translation MSLIKIENLTFSYYGYVKPVFENVSFSFDTNWKTGLIGRNGIGKSTLFKLLLKQEVYQGKISSSVDFVKFPPDIRNPSQLVIALYQELLPDEADWKLCRELNLLHLDENLIYRAFDTLSKGEQTKILLAMLFTKDDGFLLIDEPTNHLDLEGRQVVSDYLKSKKGFLLISHDRNFLDGCINHVIALNRNSIDVQSGNFTSWYDNKTLKDRFELGQNEKLQKDIKRLKDAARQSQMWSDKIETTKNGMKVSGVKPDKGRIGHRSAKMMKKSKNLEHRQHKAIEEKQRLLKDIDAKESLLLHPLAHHKNPLLSVRDVAAYYGDVQLFSHLSFEINQGDIAAIYGGNGSGKSTLIKILLGLHHDYTGELHLASGLKISYIPQAASDLTGRLNEYIHQHNVDDTLCKTILSKLDFSKALFDMDMQHYSDGQKKKVLLAVSLSKPAHVFIWDEPLNYIDVISRIQIEEMIKAATPTLIFVEHDKRFADELANKIIQV, via the coding sequence ATGTCACTCATTAAAATTGAAAATCTCACGTTCTCCTACTATGGCTATGTGAAACCTGTATTTGAAAATGTATCCTTCTCCTTTGATACCAACTGGAAAACAGGATTGATCGGAAGAAACGGCATCGGTAAATCCACACTGTTCAAACTACTTTTAAAGCAAGAGGTCTATCAAGGCAAAATCAGCTCAAGTGTTGACTTTGTTAAATTCCCGCCGGACATAAGAAACCCGTCACAATTAGTGATTGCATTGTATCAAGAACTGCTGCCTGATGAAGCAGACTGGAAATTATGTCGAGAACTGAATTTGCTCCACCTGGATGAGAATCTGATTTACCGAGCGTTTGACACGCTGTCTAAAGGCGAACAAACCAAAATCCTTTTAGCTATGTTATTTACCAAAGACGACGGGTTTTTGCTGATTGATGAACCCACCAACCATTTAGATCTGGAGGGCAGACAAGTTGTCAGTGACTATCTGAAAAGCAAAAAAGGTTTTTTGCTTATATCGCATGACAGAAATTTTTTAGACGGCTGCATTAACCATGTGATTGCCCTGAACAGAAACTCTATTGATGTTCAATCAGGAAATTTTACATCATGGTATGACAACAAAACCCTCAAAGACCGGTTTGAACTCGGTCAAAATGAGAAATTACAAAAAGATATTAAACGATTAAAAGACGCTGCACGACAAAGTCAAATGTGGTCCGATAAAATTGAAACGACTAAAAATGGTATGAAAGTGTCCGGGGTAAAACCGGACAAGGGGCGTATCGGTCACCGGTCAGCCAAGATGATGAAGAAGTCCAAAAATTTAGAACATCGCCAACATAAGGCCATAGAGGAAAAACAGCGTCTATTAAAAGATATCGACGCCAAGGAAAGTCTCTTGCTCCATCCGTTAGCCCATCACAAAAATCCGCTGCTGTCCGTCCGCGATGTAGCCGCATACTATGGCGACGTGCAGCTATTCAGTCACCTAAGCTTTGAGATAAATCAAGGTGATATCGCGGCTATATATGGTGGTAACGGGAGCGGAAAATCCACCCTGATTAAAATTTTATTAGGTTTACATCACGACTATACCGGCGAGCTGCACTTGGCAAGCGGGCTGAAAATATCGTATATTCCTCAAGCTGCATCGGATTTAACAGGGCGCTTAAATGAGTATATTCATCAGCACAATGTAGATGACACATTGTGTAAAACGATCCTCAGTAAATTAGATTTTTCCAAAGCATTGTTTGACATGGATATGCAGCATTACAGCGACGGCCAGAAAAAGAAAGTGTTACTTGCTGTCAGTTTGTCAAAGCCGGCCCATGTATTTATTTGGGATGAACCGCTAAATTACATTGATGTCATCTCAAGAATCCAGATTGAGGAGATGATCAAAGCCGCAACGCCCACGCTGATATTTGTGGAACACGACAAGCGATTTGCAGAC